One part of the Arabidopsis thaliana chromosome 4, partial sequence genome encodes these proteins:
- the EMB1691 gene encoding Methyltransferase MT-A70 family protein (EMBRYO DEFECTIVE 1691 (EMB1691); FUNCTIONS IN: S-adenosylmethionine-dependent methyltransferase activity, methyltransferase activity, nucleic acid binding; INVOLVED IN: embryo development ending in seed dormancy; EXPRESSED IN: 24 plant structures; EXPRESSED DURING: 13 growth stages; CONTAINS InterPro DOMAIN/s: DNA methylase, N-6 adenine-specific, conserved site (InterPro:IPR002052), MT-A70 (InterPro:IPR007757); BEST Arabidopsis thaliana protein match is: mRNAadenosine methylase (TAIR:AT4G10760.1); Has 29990 Blast hits to 18098 proteins in 1037 species: Archae - 39; Bacteria - 4568; Metazoa - 16116; Fungi - 2449; Plants - 1895; Viruses - 255; Other Eukaryotes - 4668 (source: NCBI BLink).), producing the protein MKKKQEESSLEKLSTWYQDGEQDGGDRSEKRRMSLKASDFESSSRSGGSKSKEDNKSVVDVEHQDRDSKRERDGRERTHGSSSDSSKRKRWDEAGGLVNDGDHKSSKLSDSRHDSGGERVSVSNEHGESRRDLKSDRSLKTSSRDEKSKSRGVKDDDRGSPLKKTSGKDGSEVVREVGRSNRSKTPDADYEKEKYSRKDERSRGRDDGWSDRDRDQEGLKDNWKRRHSSSGDKDQKDGDLLYDRGREREFPRQGRERSEGERSHGRLGGRKDGNRGEAVKALSSGGVSNENYDVIEIQTKPHDYVRGESGPNFARMTESGQQPPKKPSNNEEEWAHNQEGRQRSETFGFGSYGEDSRDEAGEASSDYSGAKARNQRGSTPGRTNFVQTPNRGYQTPQGTRGNRPLRGGKGRPAGGRENQQGAIPMPIMGSPFANLGMPPPSPIHSLTPGMSPIPGTSVTPVFMPPFAPTLIWPGARGVDGNMLPVPPVLSPLPPGPSGPRFPSIGTPPNPNMFFTPPGSDRGGPPNFPGSNISGQMGRGMPSDKTSGGWVPPRGGGPPGKAPSRGEQNDYSQNFVDTGMRPQNFIRELELTNVEDYPKLRELIQKKDEIVSNSASAPMYLKGDLHEVELSPELFGTKFDVILVDPPWEEYVHRAPGVSDSMEYWTFEDIINLKIEAIADTPSFLFLWVGDGVGLEQGRQCLKKWGFRRCEDICWVKTNKSNAAPTLRHDSRTVFQRSKEHCLMGIKGTVRRSTDGHIIHANIDTDVIIAEEPPYGSTQKPEDMYRIIEHFALGRRRLELFGEDHNIRAGWLTVGKGLSSSNFEPQAYVRNFADKEGKVWLGGGGRNPPPDAPHLVVTTPDIESLRPKSPMKNQQQQSYPSSLASANSSNRRTTGNSPQANPNVVVLHQEASGSNFSVPTTPHWVPPTAPAAAGPPPMDSFRVPEGGNNTRPPDDKSFDMYGFN; encoded by the exons atgaagaagaaacaagaagagagtTCGTTGGAGAAGCTAAGTACTTGGTATCAAGATGGAGAGCAAGACGGTGGAGATAGaagtgagaagagaagaatgagTCTTAAAGCATCAGACTTTGAGAGTAGTTCTCGAAGTGGTGGAAgtaaaagcaaagaagataataagtctgttgttgatgttgagCATCAAGATCGTGATtccaagagagaaagagatgggaGAGAACGAACACATggatcttcttctgattcgAGTAAGAGGAAGAGATGGGATGAAGCAGGTGGTCTTGTTAATGATGGTGATCATAAAAGTAGTAAGCTTTCTGATTCTAGACATGATAGTGGTGGAGAAAGAGTTAGTGTTAGTAATGAACATGGTGAGAGTAGGAGAGATTTGAAGTCTGATAGGAGTTTGAAGACTAGTAGTAGAGATGAGAAGAGTAAGAGTCGTGGTGTGAAAGATGATGATAGAGGTAGTCCTTTGAAGAAAACTAGTGGTAAGGATGGTTCTGAGGTAGTTAGAGAAGTGGGTCGATCTAATAGGTCGAAAACACCGGATGCGGATTATGAGAAGGAGAAGTATAGTCGAAAAGATGAGAGGTCTAGAGGTAGGGATGATGGGTGGTCTGATAGGGATAGAGATCAAGAAGGTTTGAAGGATAATTGGAAGAGAAGGCATTCTAGTAGTGGTGATAAAGATCAGAAAGATGGGGACTTGCTTTATGATCGTGGTAGGGAACGGGAATTTCCTAGGCAAGGACGTGAAAGGAGTGAAGGAGAGAGGTCTCATGGTCGTTTGGGTGGGAGGAAAGATGGAAACAGGGGGGAAGCTGTTAAAGCTTTGTCCAGTGGTGGCGTTTCAAATGAGAATTATGATGTGATTGAGATACAAACCAAGCCACATGATTATGTCAGGGGAGAATCAGGACCCAACTTTGCTCGTATGACTGAATCTGGTCAGCAACCTCCTAAAAAACCTAGTAATAATGAGGAAGAGTGGGCTCACAACCAGGAAGGTAGACAGAGAAGTgaaacttttggttttgggtcTTATGGGGAAGATTCGAGAGATGAAGCTGGTGAAGCCAGTTCTGATTACTCAGGGGCTAAAGCAAGAAACCAGAGAGGTTCAACACCTGGTAGAACTAATTTTGTGCAAACCCCTAATCGTGGTTATCAGACTCCACAAGGCACTAGAGGGAACAGACCCTTAAGGGGTGGGAAAGGAAGACCTGCCGGTGGCAGAGAAAACCAACAAGGTGCCATTCCAATGCCTATCATGGGGTCACCATTTGCAAACCTTGGAATGCCACCACCCAGTCCCATTCATTCTCTTACTCCTGGCATGTCGCCAATTCCGGGCACTTCTGTCACCCCTGTCTTCATGCCTCCATTTGCCCCAACTCTTATATGGCCTGGGGCCCGAGGTGTTGATGGTAATATGCTACCTGTTCCTCCTGTTCTTTCACCTCTTCCTCCCGGACCATCAGGCCCAAGATTTCCTTCAATCGGCACACCACCAAACCCGAATATGTTCTTTACTCCACCAGGTTCTGATAGAGGAGGGCCTCCTAACTTTCCTGGGTCCAATATTTCTGGACAAATGGGACGTGGAATGCCATCTGATAAGACTTCAGGGGGATGGGTTCCTCCTCGAGGTGGTGGACCTCCTGGTAAAGCTCCTTCTAGGGGAGAGCAAAATGACTATTCCCAGAACTTTGTGGATACTGGAATGCGGCCCCAGAATTTCATTCGGGAGCTGGAGCTTACCAATGTGGAAGACTACCCCAAGCTTAGAGAGCTCATACAGAAGAAGGATGAGATTGTATCTAATTCTGCTTCTGCACCAATGTATCTGAAAGGCGACTTGCATGAAGTTGAGTTATCTCCCGAGTTATTTGGAACAAAGTTTGATGTTATTCTTGTTGACCCACCATGGGAGGAATATGTCCATAGAGCTCCTGGTGTTTCTGATAGTATGGAGTATTGGACATTTGAGGACATTATCAATCTCAAGATTGAG GCAATAGCTGACACTCCAtccttcctcttcctctggGTTGGTGATGGTGTTGGGCTTGAGCAAGGGCGCCAATGCCTGAAAAAG TGGGGTTTCAGAAGGTGTGAAGACATTTGCTGGGtgaaaaccaacaaaagtAATGCAGCACCAACATTGCGACATGATTCTCGTACTGTGTTTCAGCGTTCCAAG GAGCACTGCTTGATGGGGATAAAGGGTACTGTTCGACGTAGCACTGATGGCCATATAATCCATGCTAACATCGACACTGACGTAATTATTGCTGAAGAGCCTCCTTATG GTTCGACTCAGAAGCCTGAAGATATGTATAGGATAATAGAGCATTTTGCACTTGGTCGCCGGAGGCTTGAGCTTTTCGGTGAAGACCACAATATTCGAGCTGGCTGGCTTACTGTTGGAAAAGGCCTTTCGTCCTCAAACTTTGAGCCACAG GCTTATGTGAGGAACTTCGCAGACAAGGAGGGTAAAGTGTGGctaggaggaggaggaagaaatcCACCTCCAGACGCACCGCATCTTGTTGTGACTACTCCCGATATAGAATCGCTGCGGCCCAAATCACCAATGAAGAATCAGCAACAACAATCGTATCCATCGTCTCTAGCTTCTGCAAATTCCTCAAACCGAAGAACCACAGGAAACTCACCACAAGCAAATCCTAATGTTGTTGTCTTACATCAAGAGGCTTCTGGATCTAACTTCTCTGTTCCTACCACCCCGCATTGGGTGCCACCAACGGCACCAGCTGCCGCAGGGCCACCTCCAATGGACAGCTTTAGAGTACCTGAAGGTGGCAACAACACAAGACCACCTGACGACAAGAGTTTTGACATGTACGGCTTTAATTGA
- the EMB1691 gene encoding Methyltransferase MT-A70 family protein (EMBRYO DEFECTIVE 1691 (EMB1691); FUNCTIONS IN: S-adenosylmethionine-dependent methyltransferase activity, methyltransferase activity, nucleic acid binding; INVOLVED IN: embryo development ending in seed dormancy; EXPRESSED IN: 24 plant structures; EXPRESSED DURING: 13 growth stages; CONTAINS InterPro DOMAIN/s: DNA methylase, N-6 adenine-specific, conserved site (InterPro:IPR002052), MT-A70 (InterPro:IPR007757); BEST Arabidopsis thaliana protein match is: mRNAadenosine methylase (TAIR:AT4G10760.1); Has 29929 Blast hits to 18009 proteins in 1024 species: Archae - 39; Bacteria - 4517; Metazoa - 16101; Fungi - 2453; Plants - 1900; Viruses - 259; Other Eukaryotes - 4660 (source: NCBI BLink).): MKKKQEESSLEKLSTWYQDGEQDGGDRSEKRRMSLKASDFESSSRSGGSKSKEDNKSVVDVEHQDRDSKRERDGRERTHGSSSDSSKRKRWDEAGGLVNDGDHKSSKLSDSRHDSGGERVSVSNEHGESRRDLKSDRSLKTSSRDEKSKSRGVKDDDRGSPLKKTSGKDGSEVVREVGRSNRSKTPDADYEKEKYSRKDERSRGRDDGWSDRDRDQEGLKDNWKRRHSSSGDKDQKDGDLLYDRGREREFPRQGRERSEGERSHGRLGGRKDGNRGEAVKALSSGGVSNENYDVIEIQTKPHDYVRGESGPNFARMTESGQQPPKKPSNNEEEWAHNQEGRQRSETFGFGSYGEDSRDEAGEASSDYSGAKARNQRGSTPGRTNFVQTPNRGYQTPQGTRGNRPLRGGKGRPAGGRENQQGAIPMPIMGSPFANLGMPPPSPIHSLTPGMSPIPGTSVTPVFMPPFAPTLIWPGARGVDGNMLPVPPVLSPLPPGPSGPRFPSIGTPPNPNMFFTPPGSDRGGPPNFPGSNISGQMGRGMPSDKTSGGWVPPRGGGPPGKAPSRGEQNDYSQNFVDTGMRPQNFIRELELTNVEDYPKLRELIQKKDEIVSNSASAPMYLKGDLHEVELSPELFGTKFDVILVDPPWEEYVHRAPGVSDSMEYWTFEDIINLKIEAIADTPSFLFLWVGDGVGLEQGRQCLKKWGFRRCEDICWVKTNKSNAAPTLRHDSRTVFQRSKEHCLMGIKGTVRRSTDGHIIHANIDTDVIIAEEPPYG, from the exons atgaagaagaaacaagaagagagtTCGTTGGAGAAGCTAAGTACTTGGTATCAAGATGGAGAGCAAGACGGTGGAGATAGaagtgagaagagaagaatgagTCTTAAAGCATCAGACTTTGAGAGTAGTTCTCGAAGTGGTGGAAgtaaaagcaaagaagataataagtctgttgttgatgttgagCATCAAGATCGTGATtccaagagagaaagagatgggaGAGAACGAACACATggatcttcttctgattcgAGTAAGAGGAAGAGATGGGATGAAGCAGGTGGTCTTGTTAATGATGGTGATCATAAAAGTAGTAAGCTTTCTGATTCTAGACATGATAGTGGTGGAGAAAGAGTTAGTGTTAGTAATGAACATGGTGAGAGTAGGAGAGATTTGAAGTCTGATAGGAGTTTGAAGACTAGTAGTAGAGATGAGAAGAGTAAGAGTCGTGGTGTGAAAGATGATGATAGAGGTAGTCCTTTGAAGAAAACTAGTGGTAAGGATGGTTCTGAGGTAGTTAGAGAAGTGGGTCGATCTAATAGGTCGAAAACACCGGATGCGGATTATGAGAAGGAGAAGTATAGTCGAAAAGATGAGAGGTCTAGAGGTAGGGATGATGGGTGGTCTGATAGGGATAGAGATCAAGAAGGTTTGAAGGATAATTGGAAGAGAAGGCATTCTAGTAGTGGTGATAAAGATCAGAAAGATGGGGACTTGCTTTATGATCGTGGTAGGGAACGGGAATTTCCTAGGCAAGGACGTGAAAGGAGTGAAGGAGAGAGGTCTCATGGTCGTTTGGGTGGGAGGAAAGATGGAAACAGGGGGGAAGCTGTTAAAGCTTTGTCCAGTGGTGGCGTTTCAAATGAGAATTATGATGTGATTGAGATACAAACCAAGCCACATGATTATGTCAGGGGAGAATCAGGACCCAACTTTGCTCGTATGACTGAATCTGGTCAGCAACCTCCTAAAAAACCTAGTAATAATGAGGAAGAGTGGGCTCACAACCAGGAAGGTAGACAGAGAAGTgaaacttttggttttgggtcTTATGGGGAAGATTCGAGAGATGAAGCTGGTGAAGCCAGTTCTGATTACTCAGGGGCTAAAGCAAGAAACCAGAGAGGTTCAACACCTGGTAGAACTAATTTTGTGCAAACCCCTAATCGTGGTTATCAGACTCCACAAGGCACTAGAGGGAACAGACCCTTAAGGGGTGGGAAAGGAAGACCTGCCGGTGGCAGAGAAAACCAACAAGGTGCCATTCCAATGCCTATCATGGGGTCACCATTTGCAAACCTTGGAATGCCACCACCCAGTCCCATTCATTCTCTTACTCCTGGCATGTCGCCAATTCCGGGCACTTCTGTCACCCCTGTCTTCATGCCTCCATTTGCCCCAACTCTTATATGGCCTGGGGCCCGAGGTGTTGATGGTAATATGCTACCTGTTCCTCCTGTTCTTTCACCTCTTCCTCCCGGACCATCAGGCCCAAGATTTCCTTCAATCGGCACACCACCAAACCCGAATATGTTCTTTACTCCACCAGGTTCTGATAGAGGAGGGCCTCCTAACTTTCCTGGGTCCAATATTTCTGGACAAATGGGACGTGGAATGCCATCTGATAAGACTTCAGGGGGATGGGTTCCTCCTCGAGGTGGTGGACCTCCTGGTAAAGCTCCTTCTAGGGGAGAGCAAAATGACTATTCCCAGAACTTTGTGGATACTGGAATGCGGCCCCAGAATTTCATTCGGGAGCTGGAGCTTACCAATGTGGAAGACTACCCCAAGCTTAGAGAGCTCATACAGAAGAAGGATGAGATTGTATCTAATTCTGCTTCTGCACCAATGTATCTGAAAGGCGACTTGCATGAAGTTGAGTTATCTCCCGAGTTATTTGGAACAAAGTTTGATGTTATTCTTGTTGACCCACCATGGGAGGAATATGTCCATAGAGCTCCTGGTGTTTCTGATAGTATGGAGTATTGGACATTTGAGGACATTATCAATCTCAAGATTGAG GCAATAGCTGACACTCCAtccttcctcttcctctggGTTGGTGATGGTGTTGGGCTTGAGCAAGGGCGCCAATGCCTGAAAAAG TGGGGTTTCAGAAGGTGTGAAGACATTTGCTGGGtgaaaaccaacaaaagtAATGCAGCACCAACATTGCGACATGATTCTCGTACTGTGTTTCAGCGTTCCAAG GAGCACTGCTTGATGGGGATAAAGGGTACTGTTCGACGTAGCACTGATGGCCATATAATCCATGCTAACATCGACACTGACGTAATTATTGCTGAAGAGCCTCCTTATGGTTAG
- the LCR34 gene encoding low-molecular-weight cysteine-rich 34 (low-molecular-weight cysteine-rich 34 (LCR34); INVOLVED IN: defense response; LOCATED IN: endomembrane system; CONTAINS InterPro DOMAIN/s: S locus-related glycoprotein 1 binding pollen coat (InterPro:IPR010851), Knottin (InterPro:IPR003614); BEST Arabidopsis thaliana protein match is: low-molecular-weight cysteine-rich 2 (TAIR:AT4G10595.1); Has 35333 Blast hits to 34131 proteins in 2444 species: Archae - 798; Bacteria - 22429; Metazoa - 974; Fungi - 991; Plants - 531; Viruses - 0; Other Eukaryotes - 9610 (source: NCBI BLink).) codes for MKKSFLFTFTVLTIFTILVIGVAPEKLTTCSRFLSQKSGKCVKEDCDRMCKQKWPGKYTVGHCYGQFKDAKRCLCSVCGPDRQPP; via the exons atgaagaaatcatTTCTATTCACGTTTACTGTTCTAACTATCTTCACCATTCTTGTGATAG GAGTAGCGCCAGAAAAATTAACTACCTGTTCTAGGTTTTTATCTCAAAAATCTGGAAAATGTGTTAAAGAAGATTGTGATCGTATGTGTAAGCAAAAATGGCCAGGAAAGTATACTGTTGGTCATTGCTACGGCCAATTTAAAGATGCTAAGAGGTGTCTTTGTAGTGTATGCGGCCCAGACAGACAACCTCCTTAA
- the GXM2 gene encoding glucuronoxylan 4-O-methyltransferase-like protein (DUF579) (Protein of unknown function (DUF579); FUNCTIONS IN: molecular_function unknown; INVOLVED IN: biological_process unknown; LOCATED IN: endomembrane system; EXPRESSED IN: 9 plant structures; EXPRESSED DURING: 4 anthesis, LP.10 ten leaves visible, petal differentiation and expansion stage; CONTAINS InterPro DOMAIN/s: Protein of unknown function DUF579 (InterPro:IPR021148), Conserved hypothetical protein CHP01627 (InterPro:IPR006514); BEST Arabidopsis thaliana protein match is: Protein of unknown function (DUF579) (TAIR:AT1G33800.1); Has 252 Blast hits to 251 proteins in 20 species: Archae - 0; Bacteria - 5; Metazoa - 0; Fungi - 0; Plants - 240; Viruses - 0; Other Eukaryotes - 7 (source: NCBI BLink).): MRNKSQSFISSKLIFICCSILVLFILFLKRASFSSNSTATIRDEYHQKSKCPSTPQQCTKLPTSLSDALVHYVTSEITPQQTFDEVSVSKRVLDKKSPCNFLVFGLGHDSLMWASLNHGGRTLFLEEDEAWIETVTKKFPNLESYHVVYDTKVKDSNKLMELKRTEDCKAVSDPRDSKCALSLKGFPADVYETQWDVIMVDAPTGYHDEAPGRMSAIYTAGLLARNRYDGGETDVFVHDINRPVEDEFSVAFLCGGYMKEQQGRLRHFNIPSHRASFGTPFCPADISRRF; this comes from the exons aTGAGGAATAAATCCCAATCATTCATCAGCTCAAAGCTTATATTCATTTGTTGCTCAATCTTGGTGTTGTTCATTCTCTTCTTGAAAAGAGCAAGCTTCTCTTCCAATTCAACCGCAACCATTCGAGACGAATATCACCAGAAATCGAAGTGCCCATCAACCCCACAACAATGCACCAAATTGCCCACTTCTCTATCCGACGCATTGGTTCACTATGTCACCTCAGAGATCACACCACAACAAACGTTTGATGAAGTCTCAGTCTCAAAGAGAGTCTTGGACAAGAAGTCTCCTTGTAACTTCCTCGTCTTTGGCTTAGGACACGATAGCTTGATGTGGGCATCTCTCAATCACGGTGGACGCACTT TGTTCCTCGAGGAAGATGAAGCTTGGATTGAGACAGTAACTAAGAAATTCCCAAACTTGGAATCCTACCACGTCGTATACGACACAAAAGTGAAAGATTCCAACAAGCTTATGGAGCTAAAGAGAACAGAGGATTGCAAAGCCGTGTCTGATCCTAGAGATTCCAAATGTGCTCTGTCTCTCAAGGGTTTTCCAGCTGACGTGTACGAGACGCAATGGGATGTGATAATGGTCGATGCTCCCACTGGTTACCACGATGAAGCTCCAGGGAGGATGAGCGCTATTTACACTGCGGGTTTATTGGCTCGTAACCGTTATGACGGTGGGGAGACTGATGTTTTCGTTCACGATATTAACCGGCCGGTGGAGGACGAGTTCTCGGTGGCGTTCTTGTGTGGAGGGTACATGAAAGAGCAGCAAGGAAGACTTAGGCATTTCAACATCCCTAGCCACCGGGCTAGCTTCGGTACACCGTTTTGTCCGGCGGATATCAGTCGCCGCTTTTGA